aaattttatttttgcctCTCTTATTATATATCATGTTGTTCAGAGATGgtaaaattataaactaaacatTTTATAGATATTGGCATTCCACAGCAGCTTTTGGTATAGCTCAAGCAGTTAATGACAATCCAGATTTTTCAATGCCTCCACAAGGTGATAAAATGTATTGTTGGCCAGAAGATTTATTCAAACCAGACATAGTAATTTTCTTGGATGTTAATGAAAATGTTAGATTACAGCGAATCTCTAGAAGAAAGGAGTTTACTCCACAAGAAGACTTGCTCAGTTCTTCTGAGGAATTTAGAAACAAGTGAGTAAGATgtatatatcaaataatattaacacATTTCAGGCACGAAAAGAATCGGTCATTTTAATAACCTCcaagtcaaatttttttccaaaatgtttttttttactgcGTATTCTGGGTAAAAACCACATAGTCAATGCATTCCTTCCTTTTTCAATAATACCACGTGAAAGACGTTCATTGCGTAAACAACTAGTCAGTGACCTTAGAGATTTTTGCATACACTATTAGATGgataaattataacaattttttgataataaagcatTTATCTCTCTCTATTTAGTTTGTCCAAAATTTTCAGCTGTACATTTATTcagtattttttgtttcagtgttATTTTGGCGTACAGGAATATGTGTGACCCAGAAGTGATTTTCATCGATGGAAATCACACTATTGAATCTGAGTGTTCCGAAATCTTAAAAAGCGTCAAGCATTTATTATGTACtgaataataaagatatttttttctcatctcCTACACTAttcttagtaaaaaattattttgctcCTCCGAGGGAAAAGAATTCGAAAATAcgatattgataattttttttttactcaTTATCTCTACTTTACATTCAAAATTCCATATCGAAGGTGGTTATTTTTGccttttaatgaaaataagtaaattatgatactgctatttttatatttatgtacaattattaagtaaagaaatataattaatacatCCAAAGACAATCTgttcaaatgaagaaaaatattggaaaggGAAATAATTATAGAAAGAAATTCGAATAGACATTTAATTCTAATTGAAGTGCAGttacaattatttcatataataatatacTGAGTGAAAACTTCAGAGTCAAAGGCATCTaatctatgattttttttaacattcaaAGTTAAAAGCATCTAatctttggaaataaaaatttttatttagatatagTTCGTATTATGAGAATAGCTTCACCTAATTGACGTATCTATTTCACAAAATATGACCaagtataattttaatttccaaatattcatatttaggacaaatatttattgttccCGACATCATGTATGTTTCAGATGTTGAAACAGTTCATTTAAGTTCGGAGAGAACAGCCGCCACACTGTAGGCCGCTTTGGCTAACTACAACAAATAcaattatgattattaatattttagaagGATCCGAATTCCATTTATGTGAGCGTCATCTAAAGACAAactatagttcttccaatattaaTTGCAGAATACCGTTATATGagaatcaatcaatatttcacaaatacGCGTGGCACTCAtaacaaattaagaaattaaaaataatgtttactccccgtataataatcggtaaacatctaacaaaccgtcagtgtACGTGGACTTGttgaatgttgaaattttcttttgcaCTACCCCATACACATTCAAGAACTTTTGGAAACTCATCTTATCTTTATCCCACGATAATTCAAAATCCTATCAAACTTATTTAGTTTATCCTCCTCCCGATTGAAGCGAACAATGGTTACTAGTGTTTTTATGACACATGTAGATTTATCAGTACATCAATTATAAGAACAAGGAATAGATTAACACGAGAGAAGTTTCTTTAGCGTCTGCACCATAAGTGGAAATTGTGTATATAGAGGTCGTAATATTTGGTGTCGATTTGTTTTTGGTTTAACTATTGCCAAAGTATTAATAATAAGAGCTCAcctgtgttaaaaataaatggtttgtagaaattaaattgtaaaatgatATCTCCCAAGGGTCCATTATAttggttattattattaataatgttttCCTGTTTTTTGTATTCCAATCGGTCCAAGGACTCTCGTATAATATGTCTCGTAGTTTTATTgactaaaaaataattgtgagATCCAAGATCTGCTTgactattttattatatatatatatttggcaGTATTTATTAGATCAGTCATTCGTCAGCCATTTTCCCTCATGTCAGTAACtagtaagaaaaaataatggaagctGTATAAGGACTGTAGCGACTGAGGTAgcgaataataaatttttttacagtcATTTTTCGAATGAATGTCCTATTTTGTGAAACGTATTGGAAATGTCACATACCTAACATCCTTTCAAATCAAATGTGAGAGGAGCATTTTATAAGGATTGTACTGTTGGACGGCAAACATCATGGTTAATTTATCACCATAAATAGCAAATAATTGCAGATAGTTTAGCTTCGATAACGAGAATATAGACGGAAATTTATTAAACGTTTAATGAACATATTATAGTACGAGATAAATGTGAATGGAAATTGGAGAAATTACTAAAAGAAAACCATCAGAGAGCCCTAGGATAAGCATAACATCATCAAAATGCCAAACTTTTTCCTGTATATCGAGCGCTTCTGGTAAACTGGTTCTCTGAAAGTTCCAAAACCCTATAAAATGAGATTAACATGAATTGGATATAATATTGAGGAATATCAATATTGTACTGACACACTACTCATTCCATCTACGACTATATTTATAATTACCTGATCTGAGATAGCTTGACCACTGATGTTCAATAATACCGAAATCAAAATGAAAGTTACAATCACCAAATGCATTTTGAAGGATTTTGATTGATGGGTATTCTGAAAAAACATAACAATCAACGTTCACCATTGATAAGTATTGGTTGGTATAGGTAATAGATAGTTGGCATGGAAAAGTTTACTTTGGTACTTAGAACgttcaaaaaatttgttgaaaatcttCCATTTTGTGTTATAATCAAACGTGCTTTTTCTCATTAAccttaaatataaaaactgtaGTAGATCAATATCCATTATGTCTTATAATGGATACTGAAATACCAGCTGTCTACAATTATATCAGAGCAGATATTCTTGAATTAAAACTACTCCATCCTTGTCAATATGCATATCAAATAGGCAAATCTACAATAAAAGTAAACGTTGTATGTACTTTCTTACACGACCTAAAAGTGGCCTTAACAATACTCCACATCAAAACAGTATTAGACACGAGGGGAGTCCAAAGGACAACCTCCAGATAAATTATACAACTACTGTATACTAAAACATTACAAATAAAAGTATGGccaaattatttaatacaaacaAGTGAAATGATCGCGGcacgaaaaataaaattaccctgCAATTGATTCCGGGACACACCGGGATGGAAGGAAACGAAATAACTGACATACTCGCTAAAGCAAGGACTGACGAACCCTTCATAGGACCTGAAGTATAAGCTTCAGAACAATAGAAATAGCGTTAGAAAAAAAGATAGATAAAAGCAAAACAAATTACTGGGATAATCTACAGTGATTAAGATAGGCAAAGAGTCTCCttggaaactataaccagagaaaatCTGAATCTGAATGTATCAAcataagtaagaacaatctacaaatactaacaggaaTCCTATCGAGACACCGTCAGCTCAAGGGACACCCGAAGATGAAAATAATACAGCGTGCAGATTGTGTTGTGCAGAGGAGAAAACCTTTATCTACATTCTCTCGAATTTTGAGACATTATGGAACTCCATAGAACTGCActtgggagcgtatgaaatagaagacgaagatttaTAATTGTTACTTAATCGAACTGTGAAATAAAGAGTTACCTATTACTTTTAATATCATTTACTACACCCTTccataacttaatattattacttatttatattataactttcattcattttaaaacttacgTTTCTTATATGGTAAATACACATTATTGAAGTCATTGCTCCTGTTGTactcaataaaattatagtGACTTTCTGAAACGTCTTGATACTGTCGACTGCtctgaaaattatgaattattcaaGCATGGATAACAatctcaacaaaaaataatttataagctTAGTTTAACGTATTTTTATGactaattcattcaaattcatattttttggaaatccATCGCACTTCAAAAAATATTCCTTGATATTCCACTTTACGTATTGGTATCTATTTTCCCTCATTTATGTTTTTCCTATTACTGTACTGGACAAGTTCAGGTAAATGAGGATCCTAaatcacagtttccgaacgtcaTGTTCAATTTTCAGTGGAAATTTCAAATCTGAAACATTATGTACTTGAACTTTTGTGAGTTaattcttccatgatatttattcagTATATTCATCCACCGGTCTACTaggatagaaaaaattataacatatgATTACGAGGCGATTTactcgatcagtttccgaataacaatgaacgtgatccgggttagtttccgaaaatttaaatcatgatcgggttaaccTGATCAATGTTTCCGAAAAGTCTCCTTTTCATCTCTTTCGATTGGTTTCGAGGCCTCATTCTACCCTTTCTTTGAAATTCtctaatgaaaatttggataaaagaGAAGATAATTAGCTAATTATAGGTAACAATGTGGATAGTCTCACTACTGGCACCTCTTTtatgaagagatagactaaaacttgagaaatggaaaatacgcggaattttaatttttttacattttacctTAAAACACcaatattttcttcgttttAAGAATCGGCCCTTCTGGATGGTATGTCCTGAGAGAATTGTGAAGCCCCCAAttggaaaaaagtaaaaagaaattGTACACAAACTTTGTGTTgaattgaaagtgaaaaaaaggTTTTCATGCATCTCCAAAATATCTCTCAAATACAGAATTTCTAGCAgtatataatttgtttcgatGTCTTTATCGTAACTTCTTCTATGTTGAAAtatgtcatatatcatcgaactCTTAAGCCACTAATCGTAGTGTTCCCGACTAGAATGCTaataaagtatatcttcctcctTTCAtcgtaaaaaaatcatatttgaaattttttatgaccaAATTGGTAAAATATGTTCCCACTCATTCCCATTGCTATAATACTTTATTGCTAACAATTTACTAACCTTTTAAAACACGAacgatatttgacaacattTAAAAGATGTTCGTGGATTAGTTCTTGATCTCTTCCATTCTTCGTATGTATATTCAATTTCTTGTGTAAATTTTGTATAACATACTCATTGAGCCACATCAATTGTAATTGTATgtgaaatgtgaaataaatgaaaaacagcACTGGCTGAACGATTGCTAAACCagctaaaataaaatttattattacagtaactgggaataattattttgtggTATACGCAATAATTAGATAAACCATCCTTCCTAACAGCAATTACACAGGGCAAGTATGATAGCAAGTAGGGCTCCCGCTGACAAGACTAAGTTCAATCAGGCAACTTGTGCTgttgaatttgaaaatgaagGACTATTGTAATAACGTAATCGGAAGAAGTGTGTGAGctcgataaaaaataaagtagactgcaaaaataaaaccaattgaAGATGTTCATAGTTCAAAGGGAAGAATACTGTTTCACTCATCTACCATATAGTCCCCctgtgactactggctattcgctgatctcaaaaaaatggtcgcaggtaagaaattcagctcaaatgaaaaaGCCATTTCTGGAACTGTTTATAACagtgaaattaaattttctaaaagcACCACCAAAAGTGATATTAAGATACATGCACTGCCAAATGTTACTTCAATATTATGCACGTTTCATTATTGCAAATATACCAATTGAAGGGGATTAAGTTTTTTAGTCTTTAGATGAGGTACACCAATTTGATGTGATGCGAAAGAGTAAggtacattttttcatttccccagagtaaattaatttttacttattaATACTGACTGTAGAAGGATGTATTAGTCTCACGTCACGTGCACAATTTCAAGATAaagatattaagaaaaatactaACTCGACACAAACACTGAATCATGACAatgtttcaatattattttttgttcagtAGAAACAAAGAATCAGTTTAGTCAATGTTGCATAGCTTCATCAAAAGAAAATCTTGACCCAAAATACATTATATTGTCAGGGTTGATATTGTGGATATCAGGGAAAAGTTGAGCCAAATTAATTCATGTATTCTTTTCATAAACAAAGTTATCCACTTGTTTTGTCATTTCACCATCATACTTCAACGAATTTGAACTTTATGTCCGTATTCATAAATCGGGAGGTGTTTATTTGAGCAGTAGACATAAAATCATAACCAAAATGAATAGCATTATTACTTATATGAATATAAGTGGAAAGACATTCATTTTAGTACTCACCTGCTATTAAACATGGAAACATCagcaatatataaataaaagtggGACCGTCGCCATAAAATCTCTTAACAgtataaaatgtgaaattttcgAATCCATCATCAATGAGTAAAGGTAAACATGAAAGATGAACGCATACGCTTAATATTGATATCACTACCGATAAAGTATTATACATTCTtgcctttttcaaaattttcatctcaAATGCTGTACTTTGCGTTTCTAGgacttttgaaatattatacaaaGTTGATGTAACTATTTCCGATTTTGACATAAAGTTTGCTGAAATAATAAGACCAGCGCATCcctgaaattattattgaatatcaaaaatatgcaAGACAAGAAATGATTGTTGAGGAATTTGATCGGAAATTTGCAATCTTATTCATAATTGAGagtgtaaaataaaatatactcaCTGACTGTAAAAAGCAGTATGGCGTGAAGTACTCTATGAAAATGTCTAGGTTTGTGCCATTTGCTAATAGATATAGTCCAGGAAGCAAAAAAGCTATTTCAATTAGGACAAAAATGGATAAGTACATATATTCtattatccaaaaattatttttattttgtcctaATGTTTCTACTTTTAACATCAATTTAACAGGGTCATCTGAAAAATGGTGATATAATTAATACGAATCAGGCAGTATTTTATGTCATAGAAAAGATAAAGGATCTCGAATTCTTATACAATTAACACAATACAACaaggtaaatttttttcttttccttggTCTCAAATTACAAACatagcaaaatatttttcttagacGAGAAAACAGATTCTTGTTTTCTTGCGGATTTTTGGTTTCTAAGGATATTGGGCGGAAATAGTCTTATACCGAAAGGTAGGTGGGCCTTCGCCGTCGTGGCTCTGACCTGGAGTCGTTTTTGCTCCTCTAGTTTGGTACTTAAGaggattaatatattttcattaacaaacaatttttggaGTGAAACTTTTTACGAGACAGTACATGAGTCTTGGTATGTGAATTAACTCGTAGAGCTAACGATTTTGTTCAAGCGGTATTCATTTTAATTCTCATAAAAATTGGGATTAGTTCAGATTCgtaaaaaatatcagaaattacTGTCAAACCGTCAACGATTTTACTAAACGTGATTTACGATATAAATT
This DNA window, taken from Diorhabda sublineata isolate icDioSubl1.1 chromosome 4, icDioSubl1.1, whole genome shotgun sequence, encodes the following:
- the LOC130443447 gene encoding uncharacterized protein LOC130443447 isoform X1 translates to MRDDPVKLMLKVETLGQNKNNFWIIEYMYLSIFVLIEIAFLLPGLYLLANGTNLDIFIEYFTPYCFLQSGCAGLIISANFMSKSEIVTSTLYNISKVLETQSTAFEMKILKKARMYNTLSVVISILSVCVHLSCLPLLIDDGFENFTFYTVKRFYGDGPTFIYILLMFPCLIAAGLAIVQPVLFFIYFTFHIQLQLMWLNEYVIQNLHKKLNIHTKNGRDQELIHEHLLNVVKYRSCFKRAVDSIKTFQKVTIILLSTTGAMTSIMCIYHIRNNTHQSKSFKMHLVIVTFILISVLLNISGQAISDQSIKLRDILYESPWTDWNTKNRKTLLIIITNIMDPWEISFYNLISTNHLFLTQLAKAAYSVAAVLSELK
- the LOC130443447 gene encoding uncharacterized protein LOC130443447 isoform X2, whose protein sequence is MRDDPVKLMLKVETLGQNKNNFWIIEYMYLSIFVLIEIAFLLPGLYLLANGTNLDIFIEYFTPYCFLQSGCAGLIISANFMSKSEIVTSTLYNISKVLETQSTAFEMKILKKARMYNTLSVVISILSVCVHLSCLPLLIDDGFENFTFYTVKRFYGDGPTFIYILLMFPCLIAAGLAIVQPVLFFIYFTFHIQLQLMWLNEYVIQNLHKKLNIHTKNGRDQELIHEHLLNVVKYRSCFKRAVDSIKTFQKVTIILLSTTGAMTSIMCIYHIRNSIKLRDILYESPWTDWNTKNRKTLLIIITNIMDPWEISFYNLISTNHLFLTQLAKAAYSVAAVLSELK